The genomic interval CGAGTTCAGGAAAACACTCAATACTCCAAAGTTAGCATACAAACTTAAAAGCAGATACCAACCAGTATTTTACAAAAGCGGTTGCAATCTTTGTTCATTATTGTCAACCATTTCCTTGTAGTTCTCTCCACCTCTAATGCATCCTCAGAGGCTGCTCTGATCTGCGCAAGAGAATTATAAGATTGCTGTCAAATAAATATCAAGGTAGATTTGCTTCACTCTCAGCTAAGACCAGATTGGCAGCAAACAAATCTATAGGCTCAACTCTCAAATCTtctcatttttcatattatGAACAAGACTACCAGGAAGCTACTGCTCATCATGGTTAATATCAATTTCAACAATCTTATCATATCAGAGTTAGTTCACAATTTCTTATGGCAAataaagtactactccctctgttccacattataagatgttttggccTCCCCATccctagattcactaacatccatataaatttggacacatatatgaagcACATACATAGATCCATGCAtgaatctattcaaaacccaaaatgtcttataatgtgaaacatGGAACTTTTTTGAAAGTTAGGAGTAATCACTAGTTGAAAACAGATGAAAAGTTACACCTGCACTATTAATAGGACAAAGGTATGAAGTACATATGTTAAGTGTTGATAAGCCAGTCAGGAATATGCTCCTTTTTAGGAATAGTCTATTTGACAACCCTGAACTTTCAAAGACTAAAAACAACTTGAACTTCTATACTGTGCACTTGTTCGAACCTGAACTACTATTAAGAATAGAGTTGTTTTTTGGACATTCGTGAAATGCGGTTGTAAGATGGGACATAATTCCTTGTATGACAGTATAACTGCAGATTAGTCCACGGTGATTCTATGCAACGAGACTCTTGTACTGATCCTACAATATAATAGCTGGTCCACAAGCTTAGATAGGTACTTATGtgatatttacataaaaataacTAAGGCGCTAATGAAGTGCAAACACAAATGCAGACTCTTATGTTTATGGGGTATCTGAAATTTCCTGCGGAACTTTGGATATCCAAGTAAGGATTCTTCAACCAGTATTAATATTTGAACTAGAATTATTATACtgagaaatatatttttgtgcTCCAGTGTCTAACAGTGTGACTTCATTTCTTTAGCTAATGAAAACTCAACTTTATACTTCTGCCCTACCTATTAAAGTGTGTACGGTGTAActtcatgaatcatgattaCTACAGCCTAGCTATATTCTAGAATCATCAATTAATCACAGAGCAGCAAAATTAAGTGCAACTCAAAATAGTATGCTCAAATTCCATTTATTAATACTCACCTCAGCAGTGTTGAAAGTAGGTAGCAAAGAATGTGATTCTGATAACAAATTTCCGTCTACTATACTTCTCATGTCATTCAAGCTTCTCATAAGTTTGGATGCAATGTTTTCTATATCATGCATTTGCCTTTGTGAAAACTCAACAGCCTTCTCGGCGTCCAATATAACTGAAGCAGCTTTCATGCAAGTACAAGTAGTCTTTTGGGGGGATGGGGATTCTGTTCCCTTCAGAATTCCTTTGCTTGTAGGGGAGAGGGAACTCCTGCCATTGGGTCTCCTCGTCTTGCCACAATCTTCAAGAAGGATCTTTCTCTCTGAAAGAATAATGGCCGCATCAATAATGGGAAATAGTATTTACTActcttataaaaaatattagaaacaCTACAAACAGCATAGATTGCTTACTGAGCCTTTGGACCCCGCACAAATCAATACCAGTCAAAGCACTGCAAAGCTTCTCCTGAGAAGTCGGGGAcataatcttaaaaaaaattaaaaaagggaaaataagTATGGCAGATTTATTCATACATTTTTTGTTTCAAGGTTAGGTTAAAACAATGAGAGCAGACCTTTCTCTTGGACAGCAGTTTTTTTGGAGCATGCTCTTCAAGAGCTCCTTCATCAATGAAAGGTTGTAACTTTCCATTTTGTCCATCAGTATCGAGAGAGGCTGCAGTTGAATCCAAAGACCCAGCAGGCATTTCCTGTGTTTCTTCAGGACTCGAGCTCTCTGATGTTACACAAACTTTGTCCAAGTCAGAACAAGATTGTAATAACTGCGGCTGAAGGCCAAATTGTTCTCTTGATCCTTGATCACTGTTAGTTTTACAGATGTCATCATCCACTGTAACCTTTAACTGATCTGTATCCTTTGATAACCACTCTGTAACACAAGGAAGTAAGAGCTGACCACCATGTGGAGCTTTGGATCCAGTGGGTTCTCTGTCAGTGCCCTCACTTACGAATGGGCTTGAAATGATGGCAGCACCTGAGACACCAACAGGAGTTTCAGTTTCAGTACTCTTCCTCTGTGCATGATTATTCAGAGCATCATATACTATACTTTCTAGCCGTCCATCTTGTGCGGTAAAATTGGCAGCTTTCACTGAGTCAAGAGTCTTGTTAAAAGCAAAAGTGCAATCGTTAGTTGCATGTCCAACATCAATAGGTAATACATCCTTTGTTCCAACACTGTGCTGAACTAGTGAATCAAATTGACCATCTGCCTTCATCTGCACAACCTCTGCAAGCGACGTGAAGTTGCTTTCTGCACTTCCACATAAATCAGATTGGATGACCACGGATGGAGACCCCACCTCTGCGTTACACTGATCAGTAGAACTTTCTATAGTCTTTGTGCTTTCCAGTGTACTGCCATGTAGATCTCGTGGATACCAGTATTCATCGATGTCTATATGATCTTCACAAGACATATTAACAGAACATACCAAATAATCATTGACAACTGAAGACTTCTCTTCATCTAAATTTGTTATATTGCCTGATGTTTTATGGCAGTTGCTCATTTCATCAGTGATATCCAATGAAGAAAGACTGTCATTTGTCTTGTTTTGCAGTATAATGTCATCCAAACAGTATGCTTTGATACTGTTAGCTAGCTCACAGGAATCATCAGAAACATCCTTTAGTTCAATCGGTTGAGGGATGACACCACTGTGTTGTTGACATCCATCATACTCTATTGGCTCCCTATGCAACTCAGCAAATGAGTCCTGAAAGGAGTCCTTTCCTGGACTAGATACTCCAACTTGCTCATCAGAGTAAATATCCTCATCCTCAGTCTTGATTTCGCAAAATATGTCTGGGCTTCTACCACTTATTACAGCACCAGTTGATAATGGTGTGTTTTCCATTTCAGCATATAAAATGTTCTCCCCAACTATTTCTTCAGTATTACCTGAAAATAAAGAACATACACAGCATTTACAATATGTTTGAAAAAAAGGAACCTAAGTAGGTCTATTTCAAGAAAAATGTACTGGCGAAAATAAGAAAGAGGTTTTGCAGATTCATCTGCTACATCCAGTTCATCCATATGTTGCATCTATACTGAAAAAAGGGTATTTGTATTGAAAGACTGCGGTATGTTTGGATAAGAAAAGACTCACCAGCAGCAATTGTGGAGTGTTTTACATCTGCAGCACTCCTTTCCATCTTCTCTGCAGTTGACATAGAGTCATGTGATGTTACCTCAAGTGGGGGTAATTTTATAGGCTCAGTCTCCTCTCTCCTCAATGTTGTATCTTGCAGTTTTACAGCATTTAGAGATATTGGTTTGCCCATTGTTCTGTTTGATTTGGTAGGGGATGTCTTCAGCCGCTTCTGTCTGAATGCAATAATGGGCTCATCAAGATCAACTTCCTCTTTTGGTACTTCATCTTCAAGGTTTCTCTTTCCACATTGTCTCTGATTCTTAAAGTCAGGTCTTTCAGAATCAACTTTCAAGGCCCTCCTGTTCTTAGCTTTACACTGAGCTCTTAAATCCTTCAGAGACACATTCTGAAAGTCTTCATCACCAACAGAATCATCATTAAATTCTGGGTTGGAAGGAGATGCAATTTCTTCAAGATCGATGACCTCAGTTTTGACAGGCCCCAAGGTAGGATAGTTCGTTTCAGAATGTTCACCATATATAACATGGATATTCTTGAGCCTAGGAGATCGCCTAGGAGAAATCAGGTTAGTCTTTTTGCAAGCAGCACCAGGCATTGTCACTTTCAAGTAGCAGACTACAGATTCAAACTTGTATCGAAATCAACTTGGCAATTGTAAATGTCAAAAAGTTTCCTGCAGGAGTGAAGAAAACCAGATGTTATGACCAAATGTATGCACAATAGATGAATAACAGAAGCCATATTATCTTTAAGATGAAACATATTCTTTTTCTAGATGAAACAGGGTCATATTCAATTAAAGCAATAGGCAAATCGTGTCATTACGAAATCATAATATATGCTGGGACATTATCATTAGCTCTCCTATTTCCCATCATAGAACAGAAAAATAAGGTgcacatattataaaaataacagGAAAAAAAGACATAGAAAGTAGCAAGTGGTTTTGCAATAATCAATTTTGTGATTACACAGGAATGCTTCTAATAAACATACGGGAAACTTAGTGCTAGAGTGAATCAATAAGGCTTCGTTCAGCAAcaagggggggaggggggggattTCCCCAGGGAGATTCACccaagggggggggggattgGGTTAATCCCCTCCCACCACCCAATCCCCTTTCACCCTGAGATTTGCATTTCACATGTTTGGAACGTGGGGATTAGGGGATGACTCTGGAGTAACATTTAAGTATAGAAGTTACAAACTTTAAAGATTGTGTtgtaaaaaattcaaattgcaataaaaaaatcagGTTTGAAATGAGTCTATAGGGATTAACGATAGCATTGcagaaaattcaaaatattgtaTGGTACAATTCAAAATTTCTTTGGAAAATCAGCAAATTTCTGAAAACACCCTAGAAAATTTGAATGAGTGTGCGCCATCACATCTgacatgcttttttttaaaaatacagtATCAGGTATAAGCAATGTTAATATGCTAAATCTGTAGGAATTGAAATCAGGCACTTACATATAACCTTCTCTATCAAAAAGTAAAGGATTCCTCTCTACAACAAAACTAGAGTCCCATCTGGTTCCTGTCAAAAGTGCTGACCGCAAAACTAAGATGAAGAGTCCCTCGATGTCCTTGCCGGATCTTGCAGGGAGAGAGTGCGTGCCGCCGGATCTTGTAGCGGGGCAGGGGCAGGGGCACGTGGCGGCAGATCTTGCACGGAGGGGAGGAGGCAACAAACCCGTAAGTAAGCTTcttggcggaggaggagggcagcgCCATGGAGAGGGAGTAAGGGCGTACCTGGAGGCTGGGCGGCGGATCTGGACAGCGCGCCGTACAACGGTCGAGAGGGGCGATGTAATTTGCAGGGatgggaagcggcggcggcggcggcggtagtggGGGAATGGAGGCGGTGGCTGGcgctggtggaggggaggcggcggcggcggatgaggcggaggcggcgttcTTGGCGGCAGAGAAGGGAGGGAGTTTGTGGAATGGAATTTTGAGTAGTAGGGTTTTTCCTCCCTACTGCTGGGCTTCCCGTTCGGAGGCactgtttttattattattattgcgtTGCGGCGCCCAGCGCCAGGTGGAAGTGGAAAAAGAAGGGGAGGGAAATTTTGGCGCCAGCTAGAGCCTAGAGGAGGAGAGGGTTGGCGGGAAGGAGAAGCAAAATTGCGCGGccgcccgctcctcctcctcctcgatcagGTTTCGTTTTAGTACTAAACTAAAATTACCGCGTCAGGTAGCGCGCCCGTTATTTCATACCCCCACATGGCCATATATACTTGTTTCTCCTTTCTGCTAATAGGTTAAACAAGTTTATATGAAAATGTAGAGACAGTTTTAACacccaaaaatatattcaatggtgGTGGTGTaaactatgtttttctattaacTCGGTCAAAATCGAAATACTTTAACTTAGAAAAATGCCATGCATTCTAAAACAAATGTATTATCTTGGCATCTAGTTTGTATTAGCTTCTAATAGGCTATTAAATAAAGTATTCAGTGGTTTTATTGCGTGACAAACTTCTGTAGTGCTGCTCCCAAATCTTTCGATTTGGCATTTTCACTTTGATGTTCTGTGCTGCAATTTGATGGTGGGATGTCTCGTCCTAAaatcaccctaaaattttatcGTCTGAattatttctaga from Oryza glaberrima chromosome 3, OglaRS2, whole genome shotgun sequence carries:
- the LOC127766801 gene encoding uncharacterized protein LOC127766801 isoform X2, whose product is MPGAACKKTNLISPRRSPRLKNIHVIYGEHSETNYPTLGPVKTEVIDLEEIASPSNPEFNDDSVGDEDFQNVSLKDLRAQCKAKNRRALKVDSERPDFKNQRQCGKRNLEDEVPKEEVDLDEPIIAFRQKRLKTSPTKSNRTMGKPISLNAVKLQDTTLRREETEPIKLPPLEVTSHDSMSTAEKMERSAADVKHSTIAAGNTEEIVGENILYAEMENTPLSTGAVISGRSPDIFCEIKTEDEDIYSDEQVGVSSPGKDSFQDSFAELHREPIEYDGCQQHSGVIPQPIELKDVSDDSCELANSIKAYCLDDIILQNKTNDSLSSLDITDEMSNCHKTSGNITNLDEEKSSVVNDYLVCSVNMSCEDHIDIDEYWYPRDLHGSTLESTKTIESSTDQCNAEVGSPSVVIQSDLCGSAESNFTSLAEVVQMKADGQFDSLVQHSVGTKDVLPIDVGHATNDCTFAFNKTLDSVKAANFTAQDGRLESIVYDALNNHAQRKSTETETPVGVSGAAIISSPFVSEGTDREPTGSKAPHGGQLLLPCVTEWLSKDTDQLKVTVDDDICKTNSDQGSREQFGLQPQLLQSCSDLDKVCVTSESSSPEETQEMPAGSLDSTAASLDTDGQNGKLQPFIDEGALEEHAPKKLLSKRKEKLCSALTGIDLCGVQRLKRKILLEDCGKTRRPNGRSSLSPTSKGILKGTESPSPQKTTCTCMKAASVILDAEKAVEFSQRQMHDIENIASKLMRSLNDMRSIVDGNLLSESHSLLPTFNTAEIRAASEDALEVERTTRKWLTIMNKDCNRFCKILRLAGKKAVSHSEVPRKRKKITFADETGGKLCHVKMFTDGQNSLLSECHSE
- the LOC127766801 gene encoding uncharacterized protein LOC127766801 isoform X1, encoding MPGAACKKTNLISPRRSPRLKNIHVIYGEHSETNYPTLGPVKTEVIDLEEIASPSNPEFNDDSVGDEDFQNVSLKDLRAQCKAKNRRALKVDSERPDFKNQRQCGKRNLEDEVPKEEVDLDEPIIAFRQKRLKTSPTKSNRTMGKPISLNAVKLQDTTLRREETEPIKLPPLEVTSHDSMSTAEKMERSAADVKHSTIAAGNTEEIVGENILYAEMENTPLSTGAVISGRSPDIFCEIKTEDEDIYSDEQVGVSSPGKDSFQDSFAELHREPIEYDGCQQHSGVIPQPIELKDVSDDSCELANSIKAYCLDDIILQNKTNDSLSSLDITDEMSNCHKTSGNITNLDEEKSSVVNDYLVCSVNMSCEDHIDIDEYWYPRDLHGSTLESTKTIESSTDQCNAEVGSPSVVIQSDLCGSAESNFTSLAEVVQMKADGQFDSLVQHSVGTKDVLPIDVGHATNDCTFAFNKTLDSVKAANFTAQDGRLESIVYDALNNHAQRKSTETETPVGVSGAAIISSPFVSEGTDREPTGSKAPHGGQLLLPCVTEWLSKDTDQLKVTVDDDICKTNSDQGSREQFGLQPQLLQSCSDLDKVCVTSESSSPEETQEMPAGSLDSTAASLDTDGQNGKLQPFIDEGALEEHAPKKLLSKRKIMSPTSQEKLCSALTGIDLCGVQRLKRKILLEDCGKTRRPNGRSSLSPTSKGILKGTESPSPQKTTCTCMKAASVILDAEKAVEFSQRQMHDIENIASKLMRSLNDMRSIVDGNLLSESHSLLPTFNTAEIRAASEDALEVERTTRKWLTIMNKDCNRFCKILRLAGKKAVSHSEVPRKRKKITFADETGGKLCHVKMFTDGQNSLLSECHSE